One Primulina huaijiensis isolate GDHJ02 chromosome 8, ASM1229523v2, whole genome shotgun sequence genomic region harbors:
- the LOC140983447 gene encoding serine/threonine-protein phosphatase 7 long form homolog, translating into MSHTAEEWRQKCVELLGFAPTASLVTGGRLSISVLDAHCRENQIDNDSSDLEVVQYTRCIALMVIGGCMFPDSRGGVVSLMYLQLLLNIPRVSRYSWGSAVLSFLYRELCKSSIIGRKIICGPLLILQVWAWSRMTSLSPDVHGYCHIVPAAPDVNDNDYDTILPIAPYGARWARHFSHTHTSTHSIRIIREILDLMEDGQFNWTVYNFEALDVQAFITGHQGEIWQCVCPLICFDIVEMYCPNRVLRQFRMRQRISKPATDGDDLHNLSRVGHRNFDWKEFHSGPIEIWKNKETHIVEDMLVSGHMMVDYQYKKWYDNITIRFISPNSEGIGYSRGQAYFRAIVDEEATTLTNRFRGLSVHEQSREALEEAIQDDWRIGSRLRDALNRVSNEEEVQHDIPRRNSFQNREECSRRRRRESGSSSSSGSQQHRRPHGFDVTATSHGHCMRGSSRGHDMSGTSHRPSTMSNVDYRPSMQYGFHTPYVANSVSFTDLLNSDHRQFDDEVRSFNHDVRPNYLTLPIPFHGFSATSSANDPYGLNREHNTETEHNTDMEA; encoded by the exons ATGAGTCACACGGCTGAAGAATGGCGTCAAAAATGTGTCGAGTTACTAGGTTTTGCACCCACTGCATCTTTAGTGACTGGAGGACGCTTATCGATATCTGTTTTAGACGCACACTGCAGAGAAAATCAGATTGACAACGACAGTTCAGACTTGGAGGTGGTGCAATATACTCGATGTATTGCCCTGATGGTAATTGGAGGATGCATGTTCCCTGATTCTCGTGGTGGTGTTGTGAGTCTTATGTATTTGCAGCTACTTCTTAATATTCCACGGGTGAGTAGGTATAGTTGGGGAAGCGCTGTATTATCTTTCCTGTATCGCGAGTTATGTAAATCATCAATTATAGGGAGGAAAATAATTTGTGGGCCTTTGTTGATCTTACAG GtttgggcatggagcaggatGACATCGCTTAGTCCTGATGTACATGGTTATTGCCATATTGTTCCTGCAGCCCCCGATGTAAATGATAACGACTATGATACAATTCTTCCAATTGCTCCTTATGGTGCAAG gTGGGCTCGTCATTTTAGTCATACTCATACATCTACCCACTCAATACGTATTATACGTGAGATACTTGATCTTATGGAAGATGGTCAG TTTAATTGGACTGTTTACAATTTCGAAGCGCTCGATGTGCAAGCATTCATCACAGGACATCAAGGGGAAATATGGCAATGTGTATGCCCTCTAATTTGTTTTGATATTGTGGAAATGTATTGTCCAAATCGGGTGTTGCGTCAATTTAGAATGCGACAACGAATTTCCAAACCCGCAACTGATGGGGATGATCTACACAACTTGTCCCGAGTAGGACATCGTAATTTTGATTGGAAAGAATTTCATAGTGGTCCGATTGAGATATGGAAAAATAAGGAAACACATATCGTGGAGGATATGCTCGTCTCTGGACACATGATGGTGGACTATCAATATAAGAAATGGTACGACAACATCACTATACGATTCATTTCTCCAAATAGCGAAGGAATTGGTTACTCACGTGGACAAGCATATTTCCGAGCCATTGTG GACGAGGAAGCAACCACACTCACAAATCGATTCAGAGGGCTTAGCGTACATGAACAATCGAGGGAGGCACTTGAGGAAGCCATTCAAGATGATTGGAGAATTGGTTCACGTCTTCGTGATGCACTGAATAGGGTATCTAATGAAGAAGAAGTGCAACATGATATACCACGTAGAAACTCGTTTCAAAATCGTGAGGAATGTAGCCGTCGTCGACGACGTGAATCGGGTTCTAGTAGCTCATCTGGTTCACAGCAACATCGTAGACCACATGGATTCGATGTCACTGCCACTTCACATGGACATTGCATGCGTGGGTCATCACGTGGTCATGACATGTCTGGAACGTCACATAGACCATCAACAATGTCTAATGTTGACTATCGACCATCAATGCAATACGGTTTTCACACTCCGTACGTTGCTAACAGTGTATCATTCACTGATCTACTAAATTCTGACCATCGACAGTTTGACGATGAAGTGCGCTCGTTTAATCATGACGTGCGTCCAAACTATTTGACTTTACCGATTCCATTCCATGGATTTTCTGCCACATCATCTGCTAATGATCCATATGGTTTAAACAGAGAACACAATACGGAAACAGAACATAATACGGATATGGAAGCATAA